A window of Gammaproteobacteria bacterium contains these coding sequences:
- a CDS encoding OmpA family protein, with the protein MNTRPIGNLGIVVLAGALAAGCVTMPADNPTVSQAQRAYNSAANDAQIVEAAPFALREAEDALRTAERLAAAGAEQDDIDHHGYIAEQHVAIARELAELDASEAEIMRAEGERQQILLEARTQDMQRATELAEEQRERAEEQARAADMARLEAEQARDEARELARQAQALSQQVRELEARETERGLVLTLGDLLFDTGQATLSGGGAIAVDKLAEFLDNNPERNVLIEGFTDSTGDEAYNQDLSERRALAVQGTLLTDGIDADRMRTTGYGEQFPIASNDSDSGRAQNRRVEVIISDPEGSIPERTE; encoded by the coding sequence ATGAATACTCGTCCAATCGGCAATCTGGGTATCGTGGTACTGGCTGGCGCGCTGGCCGCGGGCTGCGTGACGATGCCGGCCGACAACCCGACGGTGAGCCAGGCGCAAAGGGCTTATAACAGTGCCGCCAATGATGCACAGATTGTCGAGGCCGCGCCCTTCGCGCTACGCGAAGCCGAGGATGCGCTGCGCACCGCCGAACGGCTGGCCGCCGCCGGCGCCGAACAGGACGATATTGACCATCATGGTTACATTGCCGAGCAACACGTCGCCATCGCGCGCGAACTGGCGGAGCTGGATGCCTCGGAGGCGGAGATCATGCGAGCCGAGGGCGAACGCCAGCAGATTTTGCTGGAGGCGCGCACGCAGGACATGCAGCGCGCCACCGAGCTGGCCGAGGAGCAGCGTGAGCGCGCCGAAGAGCAGGCGCGCGCGGCGGACATGGCGCGGCTGGAGGCCGAGCAGGCGCGCGACGAGGCCCGCGAACTCGCGCGCCAGGCGCAAGCGCTTTCGCAACAGGTGCGCGAGCTGGAAGCGCGCGAAACCGAGCGCGGTCTGGTGCTGACATTGGGGGATCTGCTGTTCGACACGGGTCAGGCCACCTTGAGCGGCGGCGGTGCGATTGCGGTCGACAAGCTGGCCGAGTTCCTGGATAACAATCCGGAGCGCAACGTTCTGATCGAGGGCTTTACCGACAGCACGGGCGATGAAGCCTACAATCAGGATCTGTCCGAACGGCGCGCGCTGGCCGTGCAGGGCACGCTCCTGACCGACGGAATCGATGCGGACCGCATGCGCACTACCGGCTACGGCGAACAGTTTCCGATAGCGAGCAACGACAGCGACAGCGGGCGCGCGCAGAATCGCCGGGTGGAAGTAATCATCTCGGATCCCGAAGGGAGCATTCCCGAACGTACCGAGTGA
- a CDS encoding PLDc N-terminal domain-containing protein, translated as MEIEIGGFFGLLILIADVWAIVNVVQSSDSTGIKVVWVVAILLLPLLGFIAWLIFGPRSANG; from the coding sequence ATGGAAATTGAAATCGGCGGATTTTTTGGTCTGCTTATCCTGATTGCCGATGTATGGGCGATCGTCAACGTCGTGCAGAGCAGCGACTCCACTGGCATCAAAGTTGTCTGGGTGGTGGCGATACTGCTGCTGCCACTGCTGGGATTTATCGCATGGCTGATCTTCGGCCCACGCAGCGCAAACGGTTAG
- a CDS encoding DUF4398 domain-containing protein — protein sequence MKKFRLTSPIGGLALVLACLCGCASTPPPLAEVARADTAIALAEQSDARTYAPVELDSAIMKLRQARASMVTEDFPTTRRLAEQAQVEAELAQAKAQSGRAQQSVQQVRESIWVLREEVSGTPY from the coding sequence GTGAAAAAATTCCGTCTGACCTCGCCGATCGGTGGCCTGGCCCTGGTGCTGGCTTGTTTATGCGGTTGCGCGAGCACACCGCCGCCGCTCGCGGAGGTCGCGCGTGCGGACACGGCCATTGCTCTGGCCGAGCAGTCCGACGCACGCACGTACGCACCGGTGGAGCTGGACAGCGCAATCATGAAGCTTAGGCAAGCCCGCGCATCGATGGTCACCGAAGACTTTCCAACCACACGGCGGCTCGCAGAGCAGGCGCAGGTCGAGGCTGAACTCGCGCAGGCCAAGGCGCAGAGCGGCAGAGCGCAGCAGTCCGTACAGCAGGTGCGCGAGAGCATTTGGGTGTTGCGTGAAGAAGTCAGCGGCACGCCTTACTAA
- a CDS encoding ATP-binding cassette domain-containing protein, giving the protein MPPADAAVFELAGVTRHYGESVALARIDLSIEKACTTVLIGPSGSGKSTLLRLLVRLIAPDTGTVLFENQLLTNDNAGYLRQRIGFVVQEGGLFPHLNAHDNVVLMARYLRWNTSRIAARVGELAELTHFPADGLRRFPVELSGGQRQRVSLMRALMLDPDVLLLDEPLGALDPMIRFDLQNELRDIFQGLKKTVVMVTHDLSEAGFFADTIVLLREGRIVQRGSLTELLRAPADAFVEQFIRAQRSSIV; this is encoded by the coding sequence ATACCGCCGGCGGACGCCGCGGTATTTGAGCTGGCCGGTGTCACCAGGCATTACGGCGAGTCCGTGGCGCTGGCGCGCATCGATTTATCGATAGAAAAGGCGTGCACCACGGTACTCATCGGCCCCAGCGGCTCGGGCAAATCCACCTTGTTGCGGCTCCTGGTGCGGCTTATCGCGCCGGATACGGGTACGGTGCTGTTCGAAAACCAACTGCTGACCAACGACAACGCCGGGTACTTGCGCCAGCGGATCGGCTTTGTCGTGCAGGAAGGCGGGTTGTTCCCTCATTTGAACGCACACGACAACGTCGTCCTGATGGCGCGCTATCTGCGCTGGAACACGTCACGCATCGCGGCGCGAGTCGGCGAGCTGGCCGAACTCACGCACTTTCCCGCCGACGGCTTGCGTCGCTTTCCGGTGGAACTCTCCGGCGGTCAACGCCAGCGGGTGAGTCTGATGCGCGCGCTGATGCTCGATCCGGACGTGCTGCTGCTGGACGAACCGCTGGGCGCGCTGGACCCGATGATCCGCTTCGATCTGCAAAACGAACTGAGGGACATTTTCCAGGGTTTAAAAAAAACCGTGGTGATGGTGACGCACGACCTCAGCGAAGCCGGCTTCTTCGCCGATACCATCGTGTTGCTGCGCGAGGGCCGCATCGTGCAGCGCGGTTCGCTGACCGAACTCCTGCGCGCGCCGGCCGATGCGTTCGTGGAGCAGTTCATCCGCGCGCAGCGGTCGTCGATTGTATGA
- a CDS encoding DUF2254 domain-containing protein has translation MKAYVEHWLDVLRTSFWFVPAMFACAAIALAMILVWVDSTVSSCDSELLAWLCAVDAEGARQLLTLIGGSMLTVAGVVFSITIVALSMASAQFGPKLLRNYMRDRGNQIVLGTFIADFVYCLMVLRYVRSGDADPFVPYLAVNFSTVLALASLGLLIYFFHHISSSIQADNVVAMIGRELIDAIDAWIADNDDTTKHNEHTDARSWAQIAGSRGSALIPSPTSGYIQSVDYAGLLALAERHNICLRIQLRAGHFCIEGSGLIDYTPAAAPEDISKVAQEAFIFARQRSPVQDIEYVIDQINQVAARALSPSLNDPYTAMVCADWLCAGIVRLASRDFPSTRRYDGDGRLRMINDTLTFEGIVKTAFDEFRQDARPIAAATIRLLECIAKIVARTENRDHLRALKHQADMLERGSHDGLPEASDRDDVAHRYRDIVRLLAAKPGATHDKIPDTQTRGAR, from the coding sequence ATGAAAGCATACGTCGAACATTGGCTGGACGTGCTACGCACCAGCTTCTGGTTTGTGCCGGCCATGTTCGCGTGCGCGGCGATCGCGCTCGCCATGATCCTCGTGTGGGTAGACAGCACCGTCAGCTCGTGCGACTCCGAACTGTTAGCCTGGCTTTGCGCCGTGGATGCCGAAGGCGCGCGCCAGCTTCTAACCCTCATTGGCGGCTCGATGCTGACGGTCGCGGGGGTGGTATTTTCGATCACAATCGTCGCGCTTTCCATGGCCTCCGCGCAATTTGGCCCCAAGCTGCTGCGCAATTACATGCGCGATCGGGGCAATCAGATCGTGCTGGGCACTTTTATCGCGGACTTCGTTTATTGCCTGATGGTGCTGAGGTACGTGCGAAGCGGCGACGCGGATCCCTTCGTGCCCTATCTCGCGGTCAACTTCAGCACCGTGCTCGCGCTCGCCAGCCTCGGGCTGTTGATCTATTTCTTCCACCATATTTCCTCATCGATCCAGGCGGATAACGTTGTTGCGATGATCGGTCGCGAACTCATCGATGCGATCGACGCATGGATCGCCGATAACGACGACACAACGAAACACAATGAACACACCGATGCGCGAAGCTGGGCGCAAATCGCGGGGTCCCGGGGGAGCGCGCTCATACCGTCACCCACAAGCGGCTATATCCAGTCCGTGGATTACGCCGGCCTGCTTGCACTCGCCGAACGGCATAATATTTGTCTGAGAATCCAGCTGCGAGCCGGACACTTCTGCATCGAGGGCTCCGGGCTGATCGACTACACGCCCGCGGCGGCGCCAGAGGACATCAGCAAGGTTGCCCAGGAAGCCTTTATCTTCGCCAGACAACGCTCGCCGGTGCAGGACATCGAATATGTGATCGACCAGATCAATCAGGTCGCCGCGCGCGCCTTGTCGCCGAGCCTGAATGACCCGTATACCGCCATGGTCTGCGCGGACTGGCTGTGCGCCGGCATCGTCCGCCTGGCGTCGCGGGATTTTCCCTCGACGCGCCGCTACGATGGCGACGGCAGGCTGCGCATGATCAACGACACCCTGACTTTCGAGGGAATCGTCAAAACCGCCTTCGACGAATTCCGCCAGGATGCCCGCCCGATTGCCGCGGCAACCATCCGCCTGCTGGAGTGCATCGCCAAAATCGTCGCGAGAACCGAAAATCGGGATCACCTGCGGGCACTGAAACACCAAGCCGACATGCTCGAACGCGGCAGCCATGATGGTTTGCCGGAAGCCAGCGATCGCGACGATGTGGCCCATCGTTATCGCGACATCGTGCGGCTGCTAGCCGCTAAACCCGGCGCCACGCACGATAAAATTCCTGACACACAAACGAGGGGAGCCCGGTAA
- a CDS encoding PRC-barrel domain-containing protein, translated as MNTVRGATALLLVSLAIGAHAYAGGAGYDAPASVEQVAPATGVTRIIRADNYLGRTVRNIRKETLGEIIDLAINGQRATVAYAVMASGGFLGLGQTLHAIPLHELRDPGEDKDLVLDLSLAALKRQSGFDDDHWPQQAGLGPRSRNGGELSNAPAGASKRGGVAAPNGARPQ; from the coding sequence ATGAACACGGTACGCGGCGCAACGGCGTTGTTGCTAGTGTCGCTGGCCATCGGTGCACACGCTTACGCCGGCGGCGCTGGTTACGACGCGCCAGCCTCGGTTGAGCAGGTCGCGCCCGCCACTGGCGTTACCCGCATCATTCGGGCCGACAACTATCTCGGCAGGACGGTGCGAAATATACGCAAAGAGACACTCGGTGAAATCATCGATCTTGCGATCAACGGGCAGCGCGCAACGGTGGCGTACGCGGTTATGGCCTCCGGCGGCTTTTTGGGTTTGGGGCAAACGTTGCACGCGATACCGTTGCATGAGCTGCGAGACCCGGGCGAAGACAAGGATCTGGTGCTCGATCTGTCGCTGGCCGCGCTCAAGCGCCAGAGCGGTTTCGATGACGATCACTGGCCACAGCAAGCCGGCCTGGGGCCGCGGAGCCGAAACGGTGGCGAACTTTCAAATGCGCCCGCTGGCGCAAGCAAACGCGGGGGCGTCGCGGCACCGAACGGGGCGCGGCCGCAATAA
- a CDS encoding sigma-54-dependent Fis family transcriptional regulator, with amino-acid sequence MTDVLIVDDDSAFGPELANYVRQEGYSARTAATLHDARTVLAEGLPELLLIDLQLPDGSGLDLIRELPNGGGTQVVVLTGYPSVDTAIEGLRANIADYLTKPIDMQLFHDCLTRVCGVPRIPPPAQEDRRRFRAFVGNSAAMRRVYRMIGKVAQTDATVLVQGESGTGKELVAQAIHTLSARSHLPFLALNCGAVPQELIGNELFGHDRGGYTGASRQHKGYFERAQGGTLLLDEITEMPLELQVNLLRVLETGKLTRIGGDKEIDIDVRLVAATNRDARRAIAEGRLREDLFYRLQVFPIHMPPLRDRADDIPLLVEHFLDRLNARAQLNKRMTDGALACMARHAWPGNVRELKNMLHRIFILAEDDIQAALLLQMPEFAQPSHEIVDDEISALNGNAVMNGTPLEDAERRLILDTMAECNGDKKLAAQSLGISLKTLYNKLKRYEAH; translated from the coding sequence ATGACAGATGTCCTGATAGTCGACGACGACTCGGCGTTCGGTCCCGAGCTTGCGAACTACGTGCGTCAGGAAGGTTATTCGGCGCGCACCGCGGCTACCTTGCACGATGCGCGTACGGTGCTGGCCGAAGGACTGCCCGAATTGCTGCTGATCGACCTGCAGCTCCCCGACGGCAGCGGGCTTGACCTCATCAGAGAACTTCCCAACGGTGGTGGTACGCAGGTGGTGGTGCTTACCGGCTACCCCAGCGTGGACACGGCGATTGAGGGGTTGCGCGCCAACATTGCCGATTATCTGACCAAACCTATTGATATGCAGCTGTTCCACGACTGCCTGACGCGGGTATGCGGCGTTCCGCGCATACCTCCCCCCGCGCAGGAAGACCGCCGCCGGTTTCGCGCTTTCGTGGGCAATTCCGCGGCCATGCGCCGAGTATACCGAATGATAGGTAAGGTCGCGCAGACCGACGCGACAGTGCTGGTGCAGGGCGAAAGCGGCACCGGCAAGGAATTGGTCGCGCAGGCCATACATACCTTGAGCGCGCGCAGCCACTTGCCGTTTCTGGCGCTCAACTGCGGCGCCGTGCCGCAGGAACTCATCGGCAACGAGCTGTTCGGCCACGACCGCGGCGGTTACACGGGCGCCAGCCGCCAGCACAAGGGCTACTTCGAGCGCGCGCAGGGCGGCACCCTGCTGCTGGACGAGATCACTGAGATGCCGCTGGAGCTACAGGTGAATCTGCTGCGCGTGCTGGAGACAGGCAAGCTCACGCGTATCGGCGGCGACAAAGAGATCGACATCGACGTGCGCCTGGTGGCGGCGACCAATCGCGACGCGCGCCGCGCGATCGCCGAGGGGCGCCTGCGTGAAGATCTGTTCTATCGACTGCAGGTGTTTCCCATCCACATGCCGCCGCTGCGCGACCGCGCGGATGACATCCCGCTGCTGGTCGAACATTTTCTGGACCGGCTCAATGCCAGGGCGCAATTGAACAAGCGAATGACGGACGGGGCGCTGGCGTGCATGGCCCGCCACGCCTGGCCGGGCAACGTGCGCGAACTCAAGAATATGTTGCATCGCATTTTTATTCTGGCGGAGGACGATATACAGGCCGCGCTGTTATTGCAGATGCCGGAGTTCGCCCAGCCGTCGCACGAAATTGTTGACGACGAAATTTCCGCCCTGAATGGCAACGCCGTCATGAACGGCACGCCGCTGGAAGACGCCGAGCGGCGCCTGATTCTGGACACCATGGCGGAATGCAACGGCGACAAGAAACTCGCCGCGCAGTCCTTAGGGATAAGCCTGAAGACGCTTTACAACAAGCTGAAACGTTATGAAGCGCACTGA